In Bacillota bacterium, the genomic stretch CAGATCTGGCACATTAGGACGATAGACTGTAACCGTGTATGTTTTTGTCCCGCCATCATTTTTAATGCTGATAGGTATTTGTGTGTACCCATATTGAATTGAAATAGGTGCACTTGCTGAACCGCTGGGAACAGACTGATCGTTGATCGAAATCGTGCCGTCTGCAGCCGGCGTCAGTGTAATATTGTCGGTTTTATAATCGACAAAAAGCTTTGCATTGTCCTGATCAGGATTGAATGCGGGTTCAAAAACGCCTGCTGATACGTTCAAGGAAATCATTGCAGGTGCTGCTGCGAAAACAGTTGCCGGCAGCAATGCAAAAAGCATTGCACAAATCGTCAGCAAAGCAGTTAAACTTTTTGACACTCTTCTCATTAACATTCCCTCCGCAAAAAAATTCATTACCAAAATTGTATGTTTTTTAAGATGATAAGTCAATGCTCATTAGACAATTTGTATAACAAAAATAAATAATTAAGGTATATTGTAAAACCTAAACTTATTTGGAGTAATACCGGTACATTTTTTAAATGCACGAATAAATACGTTTACGTTTTGAAATCCGACATCAAATGAAATGCTTTCAATTGAACGCTCTGTTTCCTTAAGAAGAGCTTTAGCCTTGTTAATACGAAAAGTAATCAAGTACTCATATGGGCTTATGCCCATGAAAGCCTTAAAAATTCGAATAAAATAAAACTCGCTTAAGTGTACCAGTTCGCAAAGGTCCCTGTTATTTAATGAATCTTTATAGTGTTCATCAATATATGATAAAACCTTTTTGATAATATTTTCATGTTTTATAAGTTCTTCATTAGCCTTAGGCGGAAATAATAATGAAGTAAACAATTCATGAAGACCCAGTGATAATATTAAATCCTCCCGTAGTCCGGTATTCATACAGCCAGATCTTATTTTTCCGAACATCGCCTTCCATTCT encodes the following:
- a CDS encoding cadherin-like beta sandwich domain-containing protein, with protein sequence MRRVSKSLTALLTICAMLFALLPATVFAAAPAMISLNVSAGVFEPAFNPDQDNAKLFVDYKTDNITLTPAADGTISINDQSVPSGSASAPISIQYGYTQIPISIKNDGGTKTYTVTVYRPNVPDL
- a CDS encoding AraC family transcriptional regulator is translated as MKLDKYLDISSYSWSEHHTMSSAARDIPFAVTAIGHFCAGPQYFTNRSERDDYLLLYTISGSGLIRYRGVETELVPGQAILIYCFEPQYYRTGSKGDWTFEYIHCNGSGCELFFRLINEDNFHKSYLSGEEWKAMFGKIRSGCMNTGLREDLILSLGLHELFTSLLFPPKANEELIKHENIIKKVLSYIDEHYKDSLNNRDLCELVHLSEFYFIRIFKAFMGISPYEYLITFRINKAKALLKETERSIESISFDVGFQNVNVFIRAFKKCTGITPNKFRFYNIP